The following are from one region of the Atribacterota bacterium genome:
- a CDS encoding transcriptional repressor yields MKIGEKWRKAFELSRKRITPSRKAIVEVLEEQRKHLSAEEIYSYLRAKHQKVGIATVYRNLELLSRMGIVHRVNFGDGKEHYEIAKIPALHHHHLVCTVCGRVIDYQDFRKEENEFVEGLGRMLEEKYNFLVQSHQLYFYGVCKDCRSRGMEE; encoded by the coding sequence ATGAAAATCGGAGAAAAGTGGAGAAAAGCCTTTGAACTTTCTAGAAAACGGATTACTCCTTCACGGAAAGCTATTGTGGAAGTTCTGGAAGAGCAGAGAAAACATCTCTCGGCAGAAGAAATATACAGTTATCTCAGAGCAAAGCATCAAAAAGTAGGAATTGCTACTGTGTACCGTAACCTGGAACTCCTTTCTCGGATGGGTATTGTGCACCGAGTCAATTTTGGCGACGGAAAAGAACACTATGAAATTGCCAAAATTCCCGCCCTTCACCATCACCATCTGGTATGCACGGTATGTGGAAGAGTCATTGATTATCAGGATTTCCGGAAAGAAGAAAATGAATTTGTGGAAGGACTGGGCAGGATGCTGGAGGAAAAGTATAACTTCCTTGTCCAATCGCATCAGCTGTACTTTTATGGAGTCTGTAAGGATTGCCGATCGAGGGGGATGGAAGAGTGA
- a CDS encoding FeoA family protein, which translates to MTRIMVTLAEMRAGEEGTVIGVNGQEAFPRRLWVLGLFPGKKVKKISSSLGGGPVVISCGTQELALGRGLALRVMVEVER; encoded by the coding sequence GTGACCAGAATTATGGTTACGCTTGCAGAAATGAGAGCTGGTGAGGAAGGAACCGTAATCGGTGTGAATGGTCAGGAAGCGTTCCCTCGACGGTTATGGGTTCTGGGATTGTTCCCAGGGAAAAAAGTAAAAAAGATCAGTTCTTCGCTGGGAGGAGGACCGGTGGTTATTTCGTGTGGAACTCAAGAACTTGCTCTGGGGAGGGGATTGGCTTTGCGGGTCATGGTGGAGGTTGAACGATGA
- a CDS encoding ferrous iron transporter B, which produces MKKIVLVGNPNVGKSVIFTQLTGVYAVSSNYPGTTVDFLRGTVKRDHETWELIDAPGTYALSSEIEAERIAGQLIDEADIVINVVDAGNLERNLYLTFEICEKAKPTVVALNMWDEAKKRGIQIDIVRLSEALGIPVVPVVATSGEGIKELFEVLEKAALPHPVSCEHTHRWEEIGRLIEAVQHLSYVKPSFLDWLGQFTIHPVGGLVVALFVLLGAFLLVRFVGEGLIGLLENLFERFYLPLLGKVEPYFLHVPWLGRILLGELIDGQVDLEQSMGIISTGVYIPFGVVLPYIMAFYLMLGLLEDIGYLPRVAVLLDGFFHKLGLHGYTIVPSLLGLGCNVPGIMATRILESEAERFIVATLISIGIPCAAQQALVVGSLGKYGFAPLLLVYGTLFCVWLCWSVFLKYLVPGFRPSLLTEIPPYRLPFPKAILSKLWLRLRGFLREALPIVFIGILSVNALHLTHFFSGISRVISPLVAKIWGIPQEAVLFLILGFLRKDMAVGMLLPLDLSMKQLVIANVILAMFFPCVATFVVMLREFGWKRLLEALLIMVASATLVGWILNLVL; this is translated from the coding sequence ATGAAAAAGATTGTTCTGGTTGGCAATCCCAATGTGGGGAAGAGTGTCATTTTTACTCAGTTAACGGGTGTTTATGCGGTTTCTTCCAATTATCCTGGGACCACTGTCGATTTTTTGAGGGGAACGGTTAAAAGAGATCATGAAACCTGGGAATTAATTGATGCTCCGGGCACCTATGCTCTGTCTTCGGAAATTGAAGCGGAACGAATTGCTGGTCAACTCATTGACGAAGCGGATATTGTGATCAACGTGGTTGATGCTGGAAATTTGGAGCGAAACCTCTATCTCACTTTCGAAATCTGTGAGAAAGCGAAGCCGACCGTTGTGGCTCTCAACATGTGGGACGAGGCCAAAAAGCGAGGTATTCAGATTGATATTGTGCGGCTTAGCGAAGCACTGGGTATTCCGGTAGTTCCAGTGGTTGCCACCAGTGGTGAGGGAATCAAAGAACTTTTTGAAGTTTTAGAAAAAGCCGCCCTTCCTCACCCTGTCTCTTGCGAGCACACGCATCGCTGGGAAGAAATTGGACGGCTTATTGAAGCGGTGCAACATCTTTCTTACGTGAAACCCAGTTTTCTGGATTGGTTAGGACAGTTCACAATTCATCCAGTGGGTGGATTGGTCGTTGCCCTCTTTGTTCTTTTGGGAGCCTTTTTGCTGGTACGGTTTGTTGGTGAGGGTCTCATCGGATTGTTGGAAAACCTTTTCGAGCGATTTTATCTTCCCCTTTTGGGGAAGGTGGAACCTTATTTTTTGCATGTTCCCTGGTTAGGACGCATCCTTTTGGGAGAACTGATTGATGGTCAAGTTGACCTCGAGCAATCTATGGGCATTATTTCCACCGGCGTTTACATCCCTTTTGGGGTGGTGCTTCCGTATATTATGGCGTTTTACCTTATGCTTGGGCTTCTGGAGGATATCGGGTATTTACCCCGGGTGGCGGTGCTGCTCGATGGATTCTTCCATAAGCTGGGACTTCATGGTTACACTATTGTTCCCAGTTTGCTTGGACTGGGGTGTAATGTCCCTGGAATTATGGCTACGAGGATTTTAGAAAGTGAAGCAGAGCGTTTTATTGTGGCAACTCTCATTTCCATTGGTATTCCCTGTGCTGCTCAGCAAGCGCTTGTGGTAGGGTCTTTGGGAAAGTATGGTTTTGCTCCTCTTTTGCTTGTCTATGGAACTTTATTTTGTGTATGGTTGTGCTGGTCGGTTTTCCTGAAATATCTTGTACCCGGTTTTCGCCCTTCGCTTTTGACTGAAATTCCTCCGTATCGACTCCCTTTCCCCAAGGCCATCCTTTCCAAACTCTGGTTGCGTCTGCGGGGATTCCTGCGAGAGGCCCTTCCTATCGTTTTTATTGGGATTCTGAGCGTGAATGCTCTGCACCTTACCCACTTTTTTTCTGGAATCAGTAGGGTAATCAGTCCTTTGGTTGCTAAGATATGGGGAATTCCCCAAGAAGCGGTACTATTTTTGATCCTCGGTTTCCTGCGCAAGGATATGGCCGTGGGCATGCTTCTTCCTCTGGACCTTTCGATGAAACAGCTCGTTATTGCCAATGTGATCTTGGCCATGTTCTTTCCCTGTGTAGCCACATTTGTGGTCATGTTACGCGAATTCGGCTGGAAGAGGCTTCTTGAAGCTCTGTTGATCATGGTTGCTTCGGCGACTTTGGTTGGTTGGATTCTCAATCTGGTTTTGTGA